Proteins from a genomic interval of Amycolatopsis sp. cg13:
- a CDS encoding helix-turn-helix domain-containing protein, which yields MMTAILQTPTTVAQDFTEFRSAVLRSFVPLQVSTEHRDRFHGRLRTHEAGEIALTEITASPHAVERTPELIARADRPCYKLSVMLAGTGILTQDGREAVLRPGDVALYDTNRPYSLVFEENFRTLVLMFPQQQVDLPRDLVGQLTAVRMSGRSGVGNVVVPFLAQLGGNLDVLTSPVGVRLAHNAVDLLTTMLATELDLDRTAADPHHDLMRRIRSYIDANLSRSDLGPAQIAAEHYISTRHLHGLFQEQGTTVAGWIRQRRLEHCRRDLRDPLLAARPVAAIAARWGFVDAAHFSRVFRAAFAQSPSELRARG from the coding sequence ATGATGACGGCAATCTTGCAGACGCCGACCACGGTCGCGCAGGACTTCACGGAGTTCCGGTCCGCTGTCCTGCGATCGTTCGTGCCGCTGCAGGTGAGCACCGAGCACCGCGACCGCTTCCACGGCAGGCTCCGCACGCACGAGGCGGGCGAGATCGCGCTCACCGAGATCACCGCGTCGCCGCACGCGGTCGAGCGAACGCCGGAACTGATCGCCCGCGCGGACCGGCCCTGCTACAAGCTCAGTGTCATGCTGGCCGGCACCGGAATCCTCACCCAGGACGGCCGCGAAGCGGTGCTGCGTCCCGGCGACGTCGCGCTGTACGACACGAACCGGCCGTATTCGCTGGTGTTCGAAGAGAATTTCCGGACGCTGGTGCTGATGTTCCCGCAACAGCAGGTTGACCTTCCACGGGACCTGGTTGGTCAGCTCACCGCGGTGCGGATGTCCGGACGCTCCGGGGTCGGCAACGTGGTGGTGCCGTTCCTGGCGCAGCTGGGCGGGAATCTGGACGTGCTGACGAGCCCGGTCGGGGTACGGCTGGCACACAACGCGGTCGACCTGCTGACCACGATGCTGGCCACGGAACTCGACCTGGATCGTACGGCCGCTGACCCGCACCACGACTTGATGCGGCGGATCAGGAGCTATATCGACGCTAATCTGTCGCGGTCGGATCTTGGGCCCGCGCAGATCGCCGCGGAGCATTACATCTCTACCCGGCATCTGCACGGGTTGTTCCAGGAGCAAGGGACGACCGTGGCGGGGTGGATTCGGCAGCGACGGTTGGAGCATTGCCGCCGGGATCTGCGGGATCCGTTGCTGGCGGCGCGTCCTGTTGCGGCAATCGCGGCTCGGTGGGGGTTTGTGGACGCGGCGCATTTCTCGCGGGTGTTTCGGGCTGCGTTTGCGCAGTCGCCTAGCGAGTTGCGGGCTCGCGGCTGA
- a CDS encoding P1 family peptidase, with product MTRARDLGLALGGKPGPHNAITDIPGVEVGYTTLIEGSSVRTGVTAILPRGRSQFDVPCSAGTFSLNGNGEMTGRAWLAETGSLTLPVLITSTHSVGQCHRGTIDWVVRERPDAAAEWLLPVVAETWDGYLNDVNAPTIRTDHAVAAIDAATSGPLAEGSVGGGTGMTCYGFKGGTGTSSRVVSHGSDSYTVGALVQANFGSRPELTVAGAQLGAELADDNPMADTSWLAPAGAGSVIVVIGTDAPLLPGQCTALARRVPLGLARTGTTGSHFSGDLFLAFSTANAGALTSHFPRPDDEPYESMQFIPWGAIDPFFEAVVQAVEEAVLNALVANEEMTGHRGHRVPALPVSRWKEGA from the coding sequence ATGACCCGCGCCCGCGACCTGGGCTTGGCCCTCGGCGGCAAGCCCGGCCCGCACAACGCGATCACTGACATCCCAGGCGTCGAGGTCGGATACACCACGTTGATCGAAGGCTCGTCGGTGCGGACCGGGGTCACCGCGATCCTTCCGCGCGGCCGTTCCCAGTTCGACGTGCCTTGTTCGGCGGGCACTTTTTCCTTGAACGGCAACGGAGAAATGACCGGCCGCGCTTGGCTCGCGGAGACCGGTTCACTGACTCTGCCGGTCTTGATCACCAGCACCCACTCCGTCGGACAGTGTCACCGGGGCACGATCGATTGGGTGGTGCGGGAACGCCCGGACGCCGCGGCGGAGTGGTTGCTTCCGGTGGTGGCGGAGACGTGGGACGGGTATCTCAACGACGTCAACGCCCCGACCATCCGGACCGACCACGCAGTCGCCGCCATCGATGCGGCTACCTCGGGGCCTTTAGCCGAAGGTTCAGTGGGCGGCGGCACTGGGATGACGTGCTACGGGTTCAAGGGCGGGACCGGGACTTCTTCGCGGGTTGTTTCGCATGGCTCGGACTCCTACACCGTAGGGGCCTTGGTGCAGGCGAACTTCGGGAGCCGTCCGGAGCTCACCGTGGCCGGAGCGCAGCTAGGTGCCGAGTTGGCTGACGACAACCCGATGGCCGACACGAGCTGGCTCGCTCCGGCTGGTGCTGGTTCGGTGATCGTGGTGATCGGGACTGATGCGCCTCTGTTGCCTGGCCAGTGCACCGCCCTGGCCCGACGGGTGCCGCTTGGGCTGGCCCGCACCGGGACCACCGGCTCGCACTTCTCCGGAGACCTGTTCCTGGCCTTCAGCACGGCTAACGCGGGTGCTTTGACCAGCCATTTCCCCCGGCCGGACGACGAACCGTACGAGAGCATGCAGTTCATCCCGTGGGGTGCGATCGATCCGTTCTTCGAAGCCGTGGTGCAGGCGGTCGAGGAGGCGGTGCTGAATGCGCTGGTGGCCAATGAGGAGATGACCGGGCACCGGGGGCATCGGGTTCCGGCGCTTCCGGTGAGCCGCTGGAAGGAGGGGGCCTAA
- a CDS encoding MoaF C-terminal domain-containing protein: MSDPSPDEWRTYDEFAAGIDTYRLPNADLTGRELTVTLDDGAKLELRFLDGERLTLNGVEDPYDAVAVRPDVFFVNLPLTSVEGEALTIVYSTTTHRAMTVRSVIGDEDVEGTPRVSQTFHAGTTDGGEPTGDVPGPSRDLIGKRNVYRYSPNHLYEHVYLSSERYCWQCVEGVQRGHGDVDMSTVWKFADGLYLFCFREFRIAVASVWLHDLGYDLRTTGVFLGITGDGRSEHSRAGGHIYPLGSISYPDVQPV, from the coding sequence ATGTCCGACCCTTCCCCTGACGAATGGCGCACCTACGACGAGTTCGCCGCCGGGATCGACACCTACCGGCTGCCCAACGCGGACCTCACCGGGCGGGAGCTCACCGTCACGCTCGATGACGGCGCGAAGCTCGAGCTGCGGTTCCTCGATGGCGAACGGCTCACCCTCAACGGCGTCGAGGACCCGTACGACGCGGTCGCCGTGCGCCCGGACGTCTTCTTCGTGAATCTGCCGCTGACGAGCGTCGAAGGCGAAGCCCTCACGATCGTCTACTCGACCACCACGCATCGCGCGATGACCGTGCGGTCGGTGATCGGCGACGAGGACGTCGAAGGCACGCCGCGGGTTTCGCAGACCTTCCACGCCGGCACCACCGACGGCGGCGAGCCGACCGGCGACGTGCCCGGGCCGTCGCGCGATCTCATCGGCAAGCGCAATGTCTACCGCTACAGCCCGAATCACCTGTACGAGCACGTCTACCTCTCCTCCGAACGCTACTGCTGGCAGTGCGTCGAGGGCGTGCAGCGCGGGCACGGCGACGTGGACATGTCGACCGTCTGGAAGTTCGCCGACGGGCTGTACCTGTTCTGCTTCCGGGAGTTCCGCATCGCGGTGGCCAGCGTGTGGCTGCACGACCTCGGCTACGACCTGCGCACCACCGGAGTTTTCCTCGGCATCACCGGCGACGGCCGGTCCGAGCATTCCCGCGCGGGCGGGCACATCTACCCGCTCGGCTCGATCAGCTACCCCGACGTCCAGCCTGTCTGA
- a CDS encoding GntR family transcriptional regulator: MAPVAGESKSQRAYRWIKDRIADRTFGPGYRLVLGQIAKELDVSVVPVREAIRLLEAEGLVTFERNVGAQVVMVDETAYEHTMQTLALVEGFATSLSAPKLSTEDIERARAVNEQMRLSLENFEPHRFTELNQEFHSVLFEPCPNPHVLDLVHRGWHRLASLRDSTFSFVPGRAHESVKEHEQLLVLIEQNADPLELELAARRHRTATLDAYLDRRAAPPAEAP, from the coding sequence GTGGCGCCCGTAGCCGGCGAGAGCAAGTCCCAACGCGCGTACCGCTGGATCAAGGACCGGATCGCCGACCGGACCTTCGGTCCCGGCTATCGCTTGGTGCTGGGACAAATCGCCAAGGAACTGGACGTCAGCGTTGTCCCCGTGCGCGAAGCGATCCGGCTACTCGAGGCCGAGGGGCTGGTCACGTTCGAGCGCAACGTCGGCGCGCAGGTGGTGATGGTCGACGAGACCGCGTACGAGCACACCATGCAAACCCTTGCCCTGGTGGAAGGTTTCGCCACCTCGCTGTCCGCGCCGAAACTGTCCACTGAGGACATTGAACGGGCACGCGCGGTCAACGAGCAAATGCGGCTGTCGCTGGAAAACTTCGAACCGCACCGGTTCACCGAGCTGAACCAAGAGTTCCATTCAGTCCTTTTTGAACCGTGCCCGAACCCGCACGTGCTCGACCTCGTGCACCGCGGCTGGCACCGGCTGGCCTCGCTGCGCGACTCGACCTTCAGCTTCGTCCCAGGCCGCGCGCACGAATCCGTCAAGGAACACGAACAACTGCTGGTGCTGATCGAGCAGAACGCCGACCCGCTCGAACTCGAGCTGGCCGCGCGCCGGCACCGCACCGCCACCCTCGACGCCTACCTCGACCGGCGGGCCGCCCCGCCCGCCGAAGCTCCCTAG
- a CDS encoding nuclear transport factor 2 family protein — protein MSNLDVITAHYEASDRGDLDGMLAPIGPETTWTEAAGFPYAGTYTGPDEVKRNVFEAIARDWDGYKFTLSALLDAGDSIVGLGTYTGTNRKSGKAFTARVAHVWKFDGDKVASFEQIVDSAPVAAATD, from the coding sequence GTGTCCAATTTGGACGTGATCACCGCGCACTACGAGGCGAGCGACCGCGGCGACCTCGACGGCATGCTCGCCCCGATCGGCCCCGAGACCACCTGGACCGAGGCCGCCGGATTCCCCTACGCGGGCACCTACACCGGACCGGACGAGGTGAAGCGCAACGTCTTCGAGGCGATCGCGCGCGACTGGGACGGTTACAAGTTCACGCTGTCCGCATTGCTGGACGCCGGTGATTCGATTGTCGGGCTCGGGACCTACACCGGCACGAATCGCAAGTCCGGCAAGGCTTTCACCGCCCGGGTCGCGCACGTGTGGAAGTTCGACGGCGACAAGGTCGCGAGCTTCGAGCAGATCGTCGATTCCGCCCCGGTCGCCGCGGCGACCGACTGA
- a CDS encoding fumarylacetoacetate hydrolase family protein, with amino-acid sequence MSPASSTTPPERPGKVIALHLNYPSRAKQRGRTPAKPSYFIKPATSISASGTPIERPAGTELLAFEGEIALIIGKQARHVSPEEGWSYVESVTAANDFGVYDLRHADGGSNLRSKGGDGFTPLGPATIPAAEVDPTKLRVRTWVNGELVQDDTTEDLIFDFGTLVADLSQLSTLEPGDVILTGTPAGSSVVKPGDTVEVEVSGGAKTTGRLVTPVVEGTTPLPEFSAQPKIDDNQREQAYGDRESAGLPAEFVLTEELKTKLTSVGTATLSAQLRKNGYNHVSIDGLGSTRPDTKLIGRARTLRYVPFREDLFKSHGGGFNAQKRAIDSLNPGDVLVMEARGEKGTGTIGDILALRAQVRGAAGIVTDGGVRDLAAVAALDIPTYHSGPHPAVLGRRHVPWDVDITIACGGATVQPGDVIVGDSDGVLVIPPHLVEKIADAAIEQERQETFIAEQVANGESVDGLYPMNEHWKARYAQWRP; translated from the coding sequence ATGAGTCCCGCATCGAGCACCACCCCGCCGGAGCGGCCGGGCAAGGTCATCGCGCTTCATCTGAACTATCCGTCCCGCGCCAAGCAGCGCGGGAGGACCCCGGCGAAGCCCTCCTACTTCATCAAGCCCGCCACCTCGATCAGCGCCTCCGGCACCCCCATCGAGCGTCCGGCCGGCACCGAACTCCTCGCCTTCGAGGGCGAGATCGCGCTCATCATCGGCAAGCAGGCCCGCCACGTCTCCCCCGAGGAAGGCTGGAGCTACGTCGAGAGCGTCACCGCCGCCAACGACTTTGGCGTATACGATCTGCGGCACGCCGACGGCGGCTCCAACCTTCGTTCCAAGGGCGGCGACGGCTTCACTCCGCTGGGTCCGGCGACGATTCCGGCCGCGGAGGTCGATCCCACGAAGCTCCGCGTCCGCACCTGGGTCAACGGCGAGCTCGTCCAGGACGACACCACCGAGGACCTCATCTTCGACTTCGGCACCCTCGTCGCCGACCTCTCGCAGCTGAGCACCCTCGAACCCGGCGACGTCATCCTCACCGGGACCCCGGCCGGATCGTCCGTCGTGAAGCCGGGCGACACCGTCGAGGTCGAGGTCAGCGGCGGCGCGAAGACCACCGGGCGTCTCGTCACACCGGTCGTGGAGGGCACCACGCCGCTCCCGGAGTTCAGCGCTCAGCCCAAAATTGACGACAACCAGCGTGAACAGGCTTACGGCGACAGGGAATCCGCCGGGCTCCCGGCCGAATTCGTGCTCACTGAAGAACTCAAAACCAAGCTCACCAGCGTAGGCACGGCAACGCTTTCCGCACAGCTGCGCAAAAACGGCTACAACCACGTCTCCATCGACGGCCTCGGCTCCACCCGTCCGGACACAAAACTCATCGGCCGCGCGAGGACGCTCCGCTACGTCCCCTTCCGCGAGGACCTCTTCAAATCCCACGGCGGCGGCTTCAACGCTCAGAAACGCGCCATCGACAGCCTCAACCCCGGCGACGTCCTGGTCATGGAAGCCCGCGGGGAAAAGGGAACTGGCACGATCGGCGACATCCTCGCCCTGCGTGCCCAGGTGCGCGGCGCGGCGGGAATCGTCACCGACGGCGGCGTGCGCGACTTGGCGGCGGTGGCAGCGCTGGACATCCCGACCTACCACTCCGGCCCGCACCCGGCGGTGCTCGGCCGCCGTCACGTTCCTTGGGACGTCGACATCACCATCGCCTGTGGCGGCGCAACAGTGCAGCCGGGCGACGTGATCGTCGGCGATTCCGACGGCGTGCTCGTGATTCCGCCGCACCTGGTGGAAAAAATCGCGGACGCGGCGATCGAACAGGAACGCCAGGAAACGTTCATCGCGGAACAGGTCGCGAACGGCGAAAGCGTCGACGGCCTCTACCCGATGAACGAGCACTGGAAGGCCAGGTACGCCCAGTGGCGCCCGTAG
- a CDS encoding TetR/AcrR family transcriptional regulator, which produces MARPSKAPERRAELVAAARHTVVERGVLNLKLRDVADHAGMSPGSLLYYYPSLSDLLEDVQQEAVERFCVAREAAVAAEADPRARMRAMIGSGLPNGKNDELCVLLYELGTIARREPAYSARHIALYERQVRGYVGILEAGAATGIFDLTDDPVTIARNLVTLEDGYGLHLTQAVPPLDRSVAEAMVLSYARVSTRCSLEDPA; this is translated from the coding sequence ATGGCAAGACCGAGCAAGGCCCCCGAGCGGCGGGCGGAACTGGTGGCCGCGGCGCGGCACACGGTCGTCGAACGCGGCGTGCTGAACCTGAAGCTGCGCGACGTCGCGGACCACGCCGGCATGTCGCCGGGTTCCCTGTTGTACTACTACCCTTCCCTGAGCGACCTGCTCGAAGACGTGCAGCAGGAGGCCGTCGAACGCTTCTGCGTCGCACGCGAAGCCGCCGTCGCCGCGGAGGCCGACCCGCGCGCCCGGATGCGCGCGATGATCGGCAGCGGCCTGCCGAACGGCAAGAACGACGAACTGTGCGTGCTGCTCTACGAACTGGGCACCATCGCCCGCCGCGAACCGGCGTACTCCGCGCGGCACATCGCGCTGTACGAACGCCAGGTGCGCGGGTACGTCGGCATCCTGGAAGCCGGTGCCGCGACCGGGATTTTCGACCTGACCGACGACCCGGTCACCATCGCCCGCAACCTCGTCACCCTCGAAGACGGGTACGGCTTGCACCTGACCCAAGCCGTCCCGCCGCTCGACCGATCCGTCGCCGAGGCGATGGTGCTGTCCTACGCCCGCGTTTCGACCCGATGCTCCCTGGAGGACCCCGCATGA
- the hpaE gene encoding 5-carboxymethyl-2-hydroxymuconate semialdehyde dehydrogenase, with translation MTAHYVPENLPEHIRHYIGGAPADSVSGDTFEVLDPVTNKPYMTASAGKAEDIDLAVAAAKEAFDHGPWPKMLPRQRARILNKIADLVESRDKQLAELETFDTGLPIKQALGQAQRAAENFRFFADLIVAQADDTYKVPGKQVNYVNRKPVGVAGLITPWNTPFMLESWKLAPALAAGCTVVLKPAEFTPLSASLWADIFREAGVPDGVFNLVNGLGEEAGDALVKHPDVRLISFTGETTTGETIFRNCAPGLKGMSMELGGKSPAVVFADADFEAALDSTLFGVFSLNGERCTAGSRILVERPIYEEFCARYAERARDIVVGDPHDPATEVGALVHPEHFDKVMSYVEIGKTEGKLLAGGGRPEGLETGNYVAPTVFADVKPDARIFQEEIFGPVVAITPFDTDEEALELANNVKYGLAAYVWTADLTRAHNFAQSIDAGMVWLNSHNVRDLRTPFGGVKASGLGHEGGYRSIDFYTEQQAVHITLGDVHTARFGAGKDKA, from the coding sequence ATGACCGCGCACTACGTTCCGGAGAACCTGCCGGAGCACATCCGCCACTACATCGGCGGAGCGCCGGCCGACAGCGTCTCGGGCGACACCTTCGAGGTGCTCGACCCGGTCACGAACAAGCCGTACATGACGGCTTCGGCGGGCAAGGCCGAGGACATCGACCTCGCCGTCGCCGCGGCGAAGGAAGCCTTCGACCACGGTCCGTGGCCGAAGATGCTGCCGCGTCAGCGCGCCCGGATCCTCAACAAGATCGCCGATCTCGTGGAGAGCCGCGACAAGCAGCTGGCCGAGCTGGAAACCTTCGACACCGGCCTGCCGATCAAGCAGGCACTCGGCCAGGCGCAGCGCGCCGCGGAGAACTTCCGGTTCTTCGCCGACCTGATCGTCGCGCAGGCCGACGACACCTACAAGGTGCCTGGCAAGCAGGTCAACTACGTCAACCGCAAGCCGGTCGGCGTCGCCGGGCTGATCACGCCGTGGAACACGCCGTTCATGCTGGAGAGCTGGAAGCTCGCGCCGGCGCTGGCGGCCGGCTGCACCGTGGTGCTCAAGCCCGCCGAGTTCACGCCGCTGTCGGCGAGCCTGTGGGCGGACATCTTCCGCGAGGCGGGCGTGCCGGACGGGGTGTTCAACCTCGTCAACGGCCTCGGCGAGGAAGCGGGCGACGCGCTGGTCAAGCACCCGGACGTCCGGCTGATCTCGTTCACCGGCGAAACCACCACCGGCGAAACGATCTTCCGCAACTGCGCGCCCGGCCTCAAGGGCATGTCGATGGAGCTGGGCGGCAAGTCCCCGGCCGTCGTGTTCGCCGACGCGGACTTCGAAGCGGCGCTGGACTCCACGCTGTTCGGCGTCTTCTCGCTCAACGGCGAACGCTGCACGGCGGGCAGCCGGATCCTCGTGGAGCGCCCGATTTACGAGGAGTTCTGCGCCCGGTACGCCGAACGCGCCCGCGACATCGTGGTCGGCGACCCGCACGACCCGGCCACCGAGGTCGGCGCGCTGGTGCACCCGGAGCACTTCGACAAGGTGATGAGCTACGTCGAAATCGGCAAGACGGAAGGGAAACTGCTCGCCGGCGGCGGCCGTCCGGAGGGCCTGGAAACCGGGAACTACGTGGCCCCGACGGTGTTCGCCGACGTGAAGCCGGACGCGCGGATCTTCCAGGAGGAGATTTTCGGCCCGGTCGTGGCGATCACGCCGTTCGACACCGACGAGGAAGCCCTCGAACTGGCCAACAACGTCAAGTACGGCCTGGCCGCCTACGTCTGGACCGCCGACCTGACCCGCGCGCACAACTTCGCGCAGAGCATCGACGCCGGCATGGTCTGGCTGAACTCGCACAACGTGCGCGACCTGCGCACGCCGTTCGGCGGGGTCAAGGCGTCTGGCCTCGGCCACGAAGGCGGCTACCGCTCGATCGACTTCTACACCGAACAGCAGGCCGTGCACATCACGCTCGGCGACGTGCACACGGCGCGCTTCGGGGCTGGGAAGGACAAGGCATGA
- the hpaD gene encoding 3,4-dihydroxyphenylacetate 2,3-dioxygenase produces the protein MTTTPPDVIRCAYAELIVSDLKASREFYVDILGLVVTYEDDEAVYLRAFEEYLHHSLIIRKGAEPALSVLAYRVRSEAELDVAEAYYRELGVEVRRVPAGTTRGIGEAVRVLDPLGFPIEFFYEAEHVERFTQRYDVHGPGALSRLDHFNVNTPDVPAARKYYEGLGFRVSEDIVDDEGTVYAAWMFRKPTVHDVALTGGAGPRLHHIAFATHERHQILHICDHLGAVRKSDQIERGPGRHGVSNAFYLYVRDPDGHRIEIYTHDYYTGDPDNPVISWDVHDNQRRDWWGNPVVPSWYTEASRVLDLDGKLQPVEERTETKEMDVTIGADGFSYTRAEGAEQGFKLGEQV, from the coding sequence ATGACCACGACCCCGCCGGACGTCATCCGCTGCGCCTACGCGGAACTCATCGTCAGCGACCTGAAAGCGTCGCGAGAGTTCTATGTGGACATTCTCGGCCTCGTGGTGACCTACGAAGACGACGAAGCGGTCTACCTGCGCGCGTTCGAGGAATACCTGCACCATTCGCTGATCATCCGCAAGGGTGCGGAGCCCGCGCTGTCCGTGCTCGCGTACCGCGTGCGCAGCGAAGCCGAACTCGACGTCGCCGAGGCGTACTACCGGGAACTCGGCGTCGAGGTGCGCCGCGTCCCGGCTGGCACGACGCGCGGCATCGGCGAAGCGGTGCGCGTGCTGGACCCGCTCGGCTTCCCGATCGAGTTCTTCTACGAGGCCGAGCACGTCGAGCGCTTCACCCAGCGCTACGACGTGCACGGTCCGGGCGCGCTGTCGCGGCTGGACCACTTCAACGTCAACACGCCGGACGTCCCAGCTGCGCGGAAGTACTACGAGGGCCTCGGCTTCCGGGTGTCGGAAGACATCGTGGACGACGAGGGCACCGTGTACGCGGCGTGGATGTTCCGCAAACCGACCGTGCACGACGTCGCGCTCACCGGCGGCGCGGGCCCGCGGCTGCACCACATCGCGTTCGCGACGCACGAGCGGCACCAGATCCTGCACATCTGCGACCACCTCGGCGCGGTGCGGAAATCGGACCAGATCGAGCGCGGCCCCGGCCGGCACGGCGTGTCGAACGCGTTCTATTTGTACGTGCGTGACCCGGACGGGCACCGGATCGAGATCTACACCCACGACTATTACACCGGCGACCCGGACAACCCGGTGATCAGCTGGGACGTGCACGACAACCAGCGTCGTGACTGGTGGGGCAATCCGGTGGTGCCGAGCTGGTACACCGAGGCCTCGCGGGTGCTCGACCTCGACGGCAAGCTGCAGCCGGTCGAGGAACGCACGGAAACGAAGGAAATGGACGTGACCATCGGCGCGGACGGGTTCTCCTACACCCGCGCCGAGGGCGCCGAACAGGGTTTCAAACTGGGCGAACAGGTCTAA
- the dapA gene encoding 4-hydroxy-tetrahydrodipicolinate synthase — translation MRFRSTPNAITGSIAPLMTPFTADGAVDHESLTNLVNWQIASGSNGVSIGGSTGEPGAMTVAERAETIRTVAKAVDDKVPFMPGTGSAKLDETLELTSEARDAGIDAALIITPYYARPTQEALYSWYATVAKEFPDLPIVAYNVPSRTSVDLAPETVARLFRDFDNFVGIKETTKDFEHFSRVLHLCGKELLVWSGIELLCLPLLSLGGTGFVSATANIAPAASAEMYRAWTEGDFDRAREIHYGLHPLVDLLFVETNPAPGKWVLEQRGLIRSGFVRPPLITPTEPGIARITELMRQGEQYLSPVDGFTVEGK, via the coding sequence ATGAGGTTCCGCAGTACCCCGAACGCCATCACCGGCTCGATCGCGCCGCTGATGACCCCGTTCACCGCCGACGGCGCCGTCGACCACGAGAGCCTGACGAACCTGGTCAACTGGCAGATCGCGTCCGGTTCGAACGGCGTCTCGATCGGCGGGTCCACCGGCGAACCCGGTGCGATGACGGTGGCCGAGCGCGCGGAGACGATCCGCACCGTCGCCAAGGCGGTGGACGACAAGGTGCCGTTCATGCCCGGTACCGGTTCGGCGAAGCTCGACGAGACGCTGGAGCTGACGTCCGAGGCACGCGACGCGGGCATCGACGCGGCGCTGATCATCACCCCGTACTACGCGCGGCCCACCCAGGAAGCGCTCTACAGCTGGTACGCCACGGTCGCGAAGGAATTCCCGGACCTGCCGATCGTCGCCTACAACGTGCCGAGCCGGACGTCGGTCGACCTCGCGCCGGAGACGGTCGCGCGGCTGTTCCGCGATTTCGACAACTTCGTCGGGATCAAGGAGACCACCAAGGACTTCGAGCACTTCTCCCGCGTACTTCACTTGTGCGGCAAGGAATTGCTCGTCTGGTCCGGCATTGAGCTGCTGTGCCTGCCGCTGCTTTCGCTCGGCGGCACCGGTTTCGTCAGCGCCACGGCCAACATCGCCCCCGCTGCCAGTGCCGAGATGTACCGCGCGTGGACCGAGGGCGACTTCGACCGCGCCCGCGAGATCCACTACGGCCTGCACCCGCTGGTCGACCTGCTGTTCGTCGAGACCAACCCGGCGCCGGGCAAGTGGGTGCTGGAGCAGCGCGGGCTCATCCGCTCGGGCTTCGTGCGCCCGCCGCTGATCACCCCGACCGAACCCGGCATCGCCCGGATCACCGAACTGATGCGCCAGGGCGAGCAGTACCTCTCGCCCGTCGACGGCTTCACCGTGGAAGGAAAGTGA